From Lentimicrobiaceae bacterium:
AAAACTATCTTGATGAATTTTGCTATAAGTTTAATCGTAGATACTACGGAGAAGCTCTGTTCAATAGATTACTAGTGGCGAGCGTTAGTTATAAAAATGAATTTAGGTACAAATACGGATAATCATTTAAATTTTTTACAAAGGATTACAAAAAACAGATTTGCTGCAAAGGAATTGACCTATAGCACTAAGCATTTTCATTGTTTTCTATTAGATCAATAGGTTTTTCCCTTCGTTTTTTGTTGTGATAAATGTCAATAGCAACAATAATTGCTGCAAAACCCCAAAATGGTACAGCAGCTTTGTCGGTATCTAGGAAATTATTTAAAAATCCATGAAGCAGGTAGGTTGTTATTCCAGCAATTGTTGATGCGGTAATAATTTTTAAAGAATATGATTCGGCATGAATATAATTCTTAACAGCAGTAACAAATATTACCAACGAAACCAATATAAACGACAGCATACCGGGTAATCCTGTCTCAGAAAGCGCCCCTAAATATTCGCTGTGGGCATTTCCCATATCTCCTGCATTAGTGCTTATAATTGTTTTTTCATAAGAAAACTGAAATGGCGCGTAATTAAACTGGTATGTTCCTGGTCCCCAACCAAAAATGGGTTTCTCTTTAAACATTCTCACGGCACAATTCCATCGGTTTATCCTCTCCAAATTTGAAGCATCGGTTGCAACGTTACTAATAGATTTTATGTGCTCGCTAAAATCGGTGGAGGAGTCTTGTTTATTGCCTTCAAGCGACATAAATATCTGATCTTGAAATGCGAAAAATAAACCAACAACTATTACGATACCAGATATTACAACTTTATAATTTATTTTAAATCTTAAAACTATATATACTCCTAATGCACCCAACAAGCTTACCCAAGCTGCACGAGTGTATGATAATGTTATCGCGACAAGGAAATAACCTAAAACCACTCCTGAAATTAGTCTAAGTTTAGATTTTAATTCTTTATTAAAAAGAAAACCTATAAGCACAGGTATAAACATCGCAAGCATTGCACCGTATGATGTGTGATCGTTATAAAACGGATACATTACATAGTTTGCAGAGCTTTGACTGAATCCACGGTTGGCATGTTTTACCATTGTATAAGTTATAACAATGCAAAATGGAATAATGTACAGCCAAAAGAAACGATTAATATTTTCAGGTTTTTTAAAAACTTGCGTTAATAAGAAAAAGAATGGTATTATAAACCATAACGAAGCAACAAAATATTTGATTGAAACAAGAGGCATCGTGCTAGTAAAAATTGTAATAAATCTCCAGGCCAGATAAAAATACAAAGCCAATGAAATTGGATGCCTAGCAACTGATCTGTCGAAATTTCTTTCTAAAAGCTGTTTTAAAATGAAAATAATCAGAATACTTACAAAAATTGGTTCTGTTGGCAAATCAACATTAAAATCAAATCCAGGTGCAAAAGTTGCTAAAGGAACAGAGAGGGGGACTAAAAAAACTGAGTATAGCAAAACCTTATCGAGAGCAAAGAATAGTGCAAAGAAAACTATAATTGCAAGAGGAACAAGAT
This genomic window contains:
- a CDS encoding IS1595 family transposase; the encoded protein is NYLDEFCYKFNRRYYGEALFNRLLVASVSYKNEFRYKYG
- a CDS encoding O-antigen ligase family protein, producing MTVSEQKYKLIAFYAISLLFIITNSLIIIKEESFLFNLVPLAIIVFFALFFALDKVLLYSVFLVPLSVPLATFAPGFDFNVDLPTEPIFVSILIIFILKQLLERNFDRSVARHPISLALYFYLAWRFITIFTSTMPLVSIKYFVASLWFIIPFFFLLTQVFKKPENINRFFWLYIIPFCIVITYTMVKHANRGFSQSSANYVMYPFYNDHTSYGAMLAMFIPVLIGFLFNKELKSKLRLISGVVLGYFLVAITLSYTRAAWVSLLGALGVYIVLRFKINYKVVISGIVIVVGLFFAFQDQIFMSLEGNKQDSSTDFSEHIKSISNVATDASNLERINRWNCAVRMFKEKPIFGWGPGTYQFNYAPFQFSYEKTIISTNAGDMGNAHSEYLGALSETGLPGMLSFILVSLVIFVTAVKNYIHAESYSLKIITASTIAGITTYLLHGFLNNFLDTDKAAVPFWGFAAIIVAIDIYHNKKRREKPIDLIENNENA